One region of Chryseobacterium sp. C-71 genomic DNA includes:
- a CDS encoding lipid A biosynthesis acyltransferase — protein sequence MNKWKGKSKGTILGYRIFVWSIRNMGIRSSYFVLYFVAFYYFLFEKNSNKYYRYYFQKRLNYGFWKTKISLFKSYFTFGTILIDKTAISAGLRNKYTYEFDGIENLRNLLAEKKGGVLISAHIGNFEIAEHFFAEIDFDCQINLVTTDQEVTVIKEYLESVSVKQSNIKFIYVKDDMSHIFNINEALSKNELICFTGDRYFEGSKFLEGDLLGKSAKFPAGPFLIASRLGVPVVYVYVMKEKNLHYHLYARIAENVKKRDAQGLLNSYTKNLESMIQKYPLQWFNYFDFWDDID from the coding sequence ATGAACAAGTGGAAAGGCAAATCTAAAGGCACCATCTTAGGTTACAGAATCTTTGTCTGGTCCATTAGAAATATGGGAATCCGAAGTTCTTATTTTGTTCTTTATTTCGTAGCTTTCTACTATTTTCTATTCGAAAAAAACAGCAATAAATATTACCGCTATTACTTCCAAAAAAGACTCAATTATGGGTTTTGGAAAACGAAAATTTCTCTGTTTAAAAGTTATTTTACTTTTGGAACGATTCTTATTGACAAAACCGCAATTTCTGCAGGTTTAAGAAATAAATACACCTACGAATTCGACGGAATAGAAAATCTCAGAAATCTTTTAGCAGAAAAAAAAGGCGGAGTTCTCATCAGTGCCCACATCGGGAATTTCGAAATTGCAGAACATTTTTTTGCCGAAATTGATTTCGATTGTCAGATTAATTTAGTTACTACAGATCAGGAAGTTACGGTAATTAAAGAATATCTTGAAAGTGTTTCTGTAAAACAGAGCAACATTAAATTCATCTACGTGAAAGACGACATGTCGCATATTTTTAACATCAATGAGGCTTTATCTAAGAACGAATTGATTTGCTTTACAGGCGATCGTTATTTTGAAGGTTCAAAATTTCTTGAGGGAGATTTATTAGGAAAAAGTGCAAAATTTCCTGCAGGTCCGTTCCTTATTGCTTCAAGATTAGGCGTTCCGGTGGTTTATGTCTATGTGATGAAAGAAAAAAATCTACATTATCATTTGTATGCGAGAATTGCTGAAAACGTGAAAAAACGTGATGCGCAGGGACTTTTGAACTCTTACACTAAGAATCTTGAATCAATGATTCAGAAATATCCGCTTCAATGGTTCAACTATTTCGATTTTTGGGATGATATTGATTAA
- a CDS encoding acyl carrier protein, with product MEREKIVAIANDFLINEFEVDGDEISNDAHFKKTLGLDSLDYIDLVVVIESNFGVKLGEADFKNIVTFDDFYSTIENKITEKKA from the coding sequence ATGGAAAGAGAAAAAATTGTTGCCATTGCGAATGATTTTTTAATAAATGAATTTGAGGTAGATGGTGATGAGATCAGCAATGATGCCCATTTTAAAAAGACTTTGGGTTTAGACAGTTTAGATTATATCGATTTAGTGGTGGTCATCGAATCCAATTTTGGCGTGAAATTAGGTGAAGCCGATTTCAAAAATATCGTCACTTTCGACGATTTCTACTCGACAATCGAAAATAAAATCACTGAAAAAAAAGCTTAA